One Papaver somniferum cultivar HN1 chromosome 10, ASM357369v1, whole genome shotgun sequence genomic window carries:
- the LOC113318944 gene encoding nucleolar protein 58-like, whose protein sequence is MKKTKTMRNEVSDDESSSDSDSSSDSETEINVKLGKRKAGPVIDFEALSRHGYRGGPSVLKVPEPKVDDKDRDWSWSSGKLSSGSGETEESFEERQRTRAALNDGEELLYAKTRKDREIEREKERVKEMERKEIEREKKSFSQKEKRKRDLGQASRGKNYVEEEKRLLRESGVYSGLMLNLL, encoded by the exons ATGAAAAAAACAAAGACAATGCGGAACGAGGTGTCTGATGATGAGTCTTCTTCTGACTCAGATTCAAGTTCAGACTCAGAAACTGAAATCAATG TTAAGCTCGGTAAGCGAAAAGCTGGCCCTGTCATTGACTTTGAAGCTTTAAGTCGACATGGTTATCGTGGTGGTCCCTCGGTTTTGAAAGTGCCTGAACCAAAGGTGGATGACAAGGATCGAGATTGGTCTTGGTCCAGCGGAAAATTGAGTAGTGGGAGTGGGGAGACAGAAGAATCTTTTGAAGAGCGACAGAGAACTAGAGCTGCATTGAACGATGGGGAGGAGTTGCTCTATGCAAAAACAAGGAAGGATAGGGAAATTGAGAGGGAGAAGGAAAGGGTAAAGGAAATGGAAAGGAAGGAAATTGAGCGGGAGAAGAAATCCTTCTCTCAGAAAGAGAAGAGGAAAAGAGACCTTGGTCAGGCAAGTAGAGGGAAGAATTATGTTGAGGAAGAGAAGAGATTGTTGAGAGAGAGCGGCGTGTACTCTGGTTTGATGCTTAACCTCTTGTAA
- the LOC113318805 gene encoding EKC/KEOPS complex subunit bud32-like, giving the protein MEINQNENTTSLVLLKQGAEARVFESTFVGKRSVVKERFSKKYRHPTLDSKLTLKRLNAEARCMTKARRLGVLTPVLYAVDPVIHTLTFEFVEGPAVKDVFLDFGLNRVSKEQIDDIATKIGGSIGKLHDGGLIHGDLTTSNMLLRSDNNQLVLIDFGLSFTSSLPEDKAVDLYVLERALISMHSSCGNVMDQILAGYRKSSKQWSSTLNKLAQVRQRGRKRTMIG; this is encoded by the exons ATGGAGATCAACCAGAATGAGAACACGACATCACTTGTGTTGCTGAAACAAGGGGCAGAAGCT CGAGTTTTTGAGTCAACTTTTGTAGGAAAGAGATCCGTTGTTAAGGAACGTTTCTCCAAGAAATACAGGCATCCAACTCTAGACTCTAAATTGACTCTAAAACGCTTGAATGCA GAGGCACGATGCATGACAAAGGCAAGACGACTTGGTGTCTTGACGCCAGTGCTGTACGCTGTTGACCCTGTTATACATACTTTAACTTTTGAGTTTGTGGAGGGACCTGCTGTCAAAGATGTATTTCTGGATTTTGGGTTAAATCGTGTTAGCAAGGAACAGATTGATGACATTGCAACAAAGATTGGTGGTTCAATAGGGAAATTACATGATGGTGGATTGATTCATGGTGATCTGACAACATCAAACATGTTACTTCGAAGTGATAATAATCAGCTG GTTCTCATTGACTTTGGTTTGAGCTTCACATCATCGCTTCCCGAAGATAAAGCTGTAGACCTATACGTCCTCGAGAGAGCTTTAATTTCCATGCATTCTTCATGTGGAAATGTG ATGGATCAGATACTAGCCGGTTACAGAAAGTCATCCAAGCAATGGTCATCAACATTGAATAAGCTAGCTCAAG TGCGACAGAGAGGCCGAAAACGCACCATGATTGGGTGA